CGGTCGCGCTGCTGCTGAGCACCTTCGTCACGATGCTGGTCGGGGAGCTCATCCCCAAGAACCTTGCGCTCTCGGTCCCGATGGCGACAGCCCGAGCCGTGCAGGGGCTGCAACGTGGCTTCACCACCGCGATGGCATGGCCGATCCGCGGGCTCAACGGGTCCGCGAACGCTCTGCTGCGTGGCATCGGGATCGAACCCCAGGAGGAGCTGCGGTCGGCACGCTCGCCGTACGAGCTGAGCTCTCTCGTGCAGCGGTCGGCCGACGTGGGCGCGCTCGCCCGCCCGACGGCGGATCTCGTGGCACGGTCGATCGCCTTCGGTGACCGCACCGCCGCGGACGTCCTGACCCCGCGGGTCCGCGTGAAGTTCCTCGACCGGCGCGACACCGCCCAGGATCTCCTCGACGCGGTCAGCGCGACCGGGCACTCGCGGTTCCCGGTGACCGGCGACAACCACGACGACCTCGTGGGCGTGGTCCACGTCAAGGACGCTGTCGCTGTCGCCCCCGACCGTCGCCGTACGGTCCGGCTGTCCGAGCTCGCCGCACCTGCGCTGACGGTGCCCGACTCGATCGAGCTCGACCCTCTCCTGGTCCTCCTGCGCGGACAGCGCCTCCAGATCGCGGTCGTGCTCGACGAGTACGGCGGCACCGACGGCGTCGTCACGCTCGAGGACCTCGTCGAGGAGATCGTCGGCGACATCGACGACGAGCACGACCGCGCCACCGCGCGCCTGCGGTCGCGGCGCGACGGCACGTGGGTGCTCTCGGGGATGCTCCGACCCGACGAGGTCCGGATGCAGACCGGCGTGCCGCTCCCCGAGGGCGACGACTACGAGACGGTCGCCGGGCTCATCACCCAGGAGCTGGGCCGGCTTGCCGAGGTCGGAGACGAGGTGTCGCTCGTCGCGCCGGTCGTGGCAGGTGAGTCGGTCGCGACGCTCGACGTGCGCCTGCGGGTCGACCGCATGGACGGCCGGCGCATCGACCGGGTCATCCTGGCGGTCGATCCCGACCCCGAGGACACCCTCTCCGAAGGCTCGCCCGATGAGGAGGGCGGCCGATGAACCCCGTCCTCGCGATCGCGCTCGTCGTCGTCCTGCTCGCCCTCAACGCGTTGTTCGTGGCCGCGGAGTTCGCGCTGATCTCCGCCCGCCGCACGCAGCTCGAGCCGAAGGCGCAATCCGGGTCCGCCCCCGCCCGGCTCGCGATCCGTGCCATGGAGCGCGTCAGCCTCGCGATGGCCGCGGCGCAGCTCGGCATCACGCTGTGCTCGCTCGGCCTGGGCGCCGTCGGCGAGCCGGCGATCGCGCACCTCTTCGAGCCGGTCTTCGACGCGCTCGGCGTGCCGCACGGCATGGTCCACCCGATCTCCTTCGTGATCGCGATGACGATCGTCACCTACCTGCACGTGGTGCTGGGCGAGATGGTCCCGAAGAACATCGCGCTCGCCGGCCCCGATCGCGCCGTCCTGTGGCTCGGTCCGTTCATGCTCGGGGTCATCTGGCTGCTGAAGCCGTTCGTCGTCGCCCTCAACGCCATCGCCAACGGCGCGGTCCGCCTCGTACGCCTCGAGCCCAAGGACGAGGTCGGCAGCACCTTCACGTCCGACGAGGTCGCGGGGCTCCTTCACGAGTCGCACCGCGAGGGGCTGCTCGACTCCGAGGAGTACGAGCTGGTGTCGGGCGCCCTCGGTTTCGAGGCCGGGTCGATCGACCGGGTCCTGCTGCCGCGCGCCGATCTGGTCACCGTGCCGGTCGGCGCCTCGCGGGCCGACGTGGAGGATGCGTGCGCCCGTACGGGGTTCTCCCGGTTCCCGGTGACCGACTCCAGTGACGGGCTGGTCGGCTACGTCCACATCAAGGACGCCCTCGAGGTGTCGGAGCCGGCGCGGCCGATCCCGGCCAAGTGGCTGCGACCGCTCGGGTCGGTACGCCAGGGGTCGCGGTTGTACGACGCGCTCCGCCTGATGCAGCTCCGAGGCGCTCACATGGCGCGTGTCGTCGGCGACGACGGCGAGGAGCTGGGCGTCGTGATGCTCGAGGACGTGCTCGAGGAGCTGGTCGGAGAGGTCCGTGATCCGTCCCGCCGTGTCGCCGAGGGACGGTGAGCGGCAGAATGCTCGGGTGCGCGCCCTGGCCCTGCGACTTCGCCCCGTCCTGACCCGACCCTTCCTCATCGGTGTCGCGGTCGTCGTGGCGATCGCGCTCGTCGCCGTCGCGGCGCTCGCGGTCACGACGGTGCGCCGGCCGTTCCCTGAGCGCGCCGGCAATGTCCAGCTGGCCGGGTTGCGCGCCGACGTCGAGGTCCTCCGTGACGAGCAGGGGATCCCGCAGGTCTACGCGGACAGTGCCGAGGACCTCTTCATGGCGCAGGGCTACGTCCATGCGCAGGACCGCTTCTTCGAGATGGACTTCCGGCGCCACGTCACCGCCGGCCGCCTCGCCGAGCTGTTCGGCGAGAGCGCGCTCGAGACCGACAAGGTCGTCCGCACGATGGGCTGGCGCCGGGTCGCCGAGAAGGAGCTCGACGAGCTGCTGCCGGCGACGCGCCGCTATCTCGAGGCCTACGCGCACGGTGTCAACGACTACATCGCCGACCGCGAGCCCGGTGCCCTCTCGCTGGAGTACTCGGTCCTGTCATTGACGGGTTCCGACTACGAGCCCGAGCCGTGGACCCCGGTCGACTCGCTGGCCTGGCTCAAGGCGATGGCGTGGGACCTGCGCAGCAACATGTCCGACGAGATCGACCGGGTTCTGGCGACGGAGAAGCTGTCCGAATCACAGGTCGATGCCCTCTATCCCGGTTTTCCGTTCCGCCGGCACGACCCGATCGTCACCAAGGGCACGGTCGTCGACGGCGCTTTCGACCAGTCCGCCGGACAGCGCCGCAACGCCGACACCGACCGGGCCTCGGCCGATCCCGACAGCGCCGACGCCATCAAGGGCGCGGACGAACGCGACTCGGTCGGGCTCGGCGCCGCCAGTCTGCGCGACGTCATCGGGTCGATGCGCGGGGTCGCCGGCGTCGCGGCCGGTCTGCCGACCCTGCTCGGGTTCGGGGACGGGACGGGCTCGAACTCGTGGGCCGTGTCGGGTGATCGCAGTGCGACCGGCAAGCCGCTCCTCGCGAACGACCCGCACCTCGCACCGAGCGCTCCGGGCGTCTGGCACCAGATGGGGCTGCACTGCCGGACGGTGTCCGAGGAGTGCCCGTTCGACGTCGCCGGGTTCACGTTCTCCGGCATGCCCGGAGTGGTCATCGGGCACAACGGCGACATCGCCTGGGGACTGACGACCATGTACGCCGACGTCACCGACCTCTACGTCGAGCGCATCGTGGGCGACCGCTACCTCCACGACGGCGTGTGGAAGCCGCTCACGCAACGGACCGAGAACTTCGAGGTCGCCGGCGAGGACGAACCCGAGACGATCACCGTGCGCGAGACGCTCCACGGGCCGGTCCTCTCCGACGTGGACGACACGCTCGCGGAGGTGGGGGAGACCGAGGGCGGCGGGTCGGGCTACGGCATCGCCCTGCAGTGGACGGCGCTCGTCCCCGGCCGCACGATGGACGCCGTCTTCGGGATCGACAAGGCCGACGACTGGGAGTCCTTCCGGCGGGCGGCACGCCACTTCGACGTCCCGTCGCAGAACCTCGTCTACGCCGACCGCGACGGCAACATCGCCTACCAGGCGCCGGGCAAGATCCCG
Above is a genomic segment from Mumia sp. Pv4-285 containing:
- a CDS encoding hemolysin family protein, which gives rise to MTEWLLLLTSFLLMLACGVFVAAEFSFVTVDRPSVDRAAESGDRRAVGLLKGLRTLSTQLSSAQLGITITNLAIGFLAEPAIGQLIRGPLEDLGVTGSSLSATSYAVALLLSTFVTMLVGELIPKNLALSVPMATARAVQGLQRGFTTAMAWPIRGLNGSANALLRGIGIEPQEELRSARSPYELSSLVQRSADVGALARPTADLVARSIAFGDRTAADVLTPRVRVKFLDRRDTAQDLLDAVSATGHSRFPVTGDNHDDLVGVVHVKDAVAVAPDRRRTVRLSELAAPALTVPDSIELDPLLVLLRGQRLQIAVVLDEYGGTDGVVTLEDLVEEIVGDIDDEHDRATARLRSRRDGTWVLSGMLRPDEVRMQTGVPLPEGDDYETVAGLITQELGRLAEVGDEVSLVAPVVAGESVATLDVRLRVDRMDGRRIDRVILAVDPDPEDTLSEGSPDEEGGR
- a CDS encoding hemolysin family protein, with protein sequence MNPVLAIALVVVLLALNALFVAAEFALISARRTQLEPKAQSGSAPARLAIRAMERVSLAMAAAQLGITLCSLGLGAVGEPAIAHLFEPVFDALGVPHGMVHPISFVIAMTIVTYLHVVLGEMVPKNIALAGPDRAVLWLGPFMLGVIWLLKPFVVALNAIANGAVRLVRLEPKDEVGSTFTSDEVAGLLHESHREGLLDSEEYELVSGALGFEAGSIDRVLLPRADLVTVPVGASRADVEDACARTGFSRFPVTDSSDGLVGYVHIKDALEVSEPARPIPAKWLRPLGSVRQGSRLYDALRLMQLRGAHMARVVGDDGEELGVVMLEDVLEELVGEVRDPSRRVAEGR
- a CDS encoding penicillin acylase family protein yields the protein MRALALRLRPVLTRPFLIGVAVVVAIALVAVAALAVTTVRRPFPERAGNVQLAGLRADVEVLRDEQGIPQVYADSAEDLFMAQGYVHAQDRFFEMDFRRHVTAGRLAELFGESALETDKVVRTMGWRRVAEKELDELLPATRRYLEAYAHGVNDYIADREPGALSLEYSVLSLTGSDYEPEPWTPVDSLAWLKAMAWDLRSNMSDEIDRVLATEKLSESQVDALYPGFPFRRHDPIVTKGTVVDGAFDQSAGQRRNADTDRASADPDSADAIKGADERDSVGLGAASLRDVIGSMRGVAGVAAGLPTLLGFGDGTGSNSWAVSGDRSATGKPLLANDPHLAPSAPGVWHQMGLHCRTVSEECPFDVAGFTFSGMPGVVIGHNGDIAWGLTTMYADVTDLYVERIVGDRYLHDGVWKPLTQRTENFEVAGEDEPETITVRETLHGPVLSDVDDTLAEVGETEGGGSGYGIALQWTALVPGRTMDAVFGIDKADDWESFRRAARHFDVPSQNLVYADRDGNIAYQAPGKIPIRTRGDGTWPVPGWDASYGWDGFIPYAELPRVLNPPEGYVVTANQRVVGRQYPYLIGTEQAAGYRSQRIVELITAESKLDVDDMARMQNDTYNTQATTLLPSLLEIDLGSGYYADGQKLLADWDLRQDADSGAAAYFASVWRNLLARTFHDDLPQDVWPSGGERWFEVVRRLLNAPNSMWWDDRTTKSVRETRDDILRTAMRDARDDMTSRQSLDPTRWTWGRLHTLTLENATLGTSGVGPVEGLFNRGPYELGGGSGIVDATAWDAAKGYEVTAVPSMRMVVDLDDLDRSRWINLTGVSGHAYHRNYVDQTELWAEGRTLPWVFTAKKVEDAAEDTLTLTPDLEG